A genome region from Euphorbia lathyris chromosome 4, ddEupLath1.1, whole genome shotgun sequence includes the following:
- the LOC136227527 gene encoding pyridoxal kinase produces the protein MLTSSLTSRLQFASFESHICRSISSRNPVMAPPILSLAIPSETGRVLSIQSHTVQGYVGNKSAVFPLQLLGYDVDPVNSVQFSNHTGYPTCKGQVLNGQQLWDLIEGLEANDLLYYTHLLTGYIGSVSFLNTVLEVVNKLRTVNPNLTYVCDPVLGDEGKLYVPQELVAVYREKVVPVASMLTPNQFEAEMLTGSRIMTEKDGREACNFLHAAGPSKVVITSINIDQNLLLIGSHLKEKGQPPEQFKIAIRKIPAYFTGTGDLMTALLLGWSNKHHDNLARAAELAVSSLQALLQRTVDDYTSVGYDPKSSSLEIRLIQSQDDIRHPQIRYNAEQYH, from the exons ATGCTAACGTCATCACTTACTAGCCGTCTTCAGTTCGCTTCCTTTGAATCTCACATTTGCAG GTCGATTAGCTCGAGAAATCCGGTAATGGCACCTCCGATTTTGTCTTTGGCTATTCCTTCAGAGACTGGTCGTGTTCTCAGTATTCAATCTCACACAGTCCAG GGATATGTTGGCAATAAGTCGGCTGTCTTCCCCCTCCAACTATTGGGCTATGATGTGGATCCAGTCAATTCGGTACAATTCTCAAACCATACAG GATACCCAACCTGTAAAGGCCAAGTTCTGAATGGACAACAATTATGGGATCTAATAGAAGGCCTTGAAGCAAATGACTTGCTATACTATACGCATTTGTTAACAG GTTATATTGGTTCTGTTTCGTTTTTGAATACCGTACTGGAAGTTGTCAACAAGCTTCGCACTGTAAATCCAAACCTTACATATG TTTGTGATCCAGTATTGGGTGATGAAGGAAAGCTTTATGTTCCACAAGAGCTAGTAGCTGTATACCGTGAGAAG GTTGTACCTGTGGCTTCAATGTTGACCCCTAATCAGTTTGAAGCTGAAATGTTGACTGGGTCCAG GATTATGACAGAAAAAGATGGCCGTGAAGCTTGCAATTTCCTTCATGCTGCTGGACCTTCAAAG GTTGTAATCACAAGCATCAACATAGATCAAAATCTTCTTCTCATAGGCAGTCATCTAAAGGAAAAG GGCCAACCTCCTGAGCAATTCAAGATTGCGATACGCAAAATTCCTGCATATTTCACG GGAACTGGGGATCTGATGACTGCACTTCTTCTTGGATGGAGTAAT AAACATCATGACAACCTTGCCAGGGCAGCAGAGCTTGCTGTATCAAGCTTGCag GCACTTCTGCAGCGGACAGTGGATGACTACACGAgcgttggatacgatcccaagTCGAGCAGTTTGGAGATCAGATTAATCCAAAGCCAGGATGATATTCGTCATCCTCAAATTAGATACAATGCTGAGCAATATCACTAA